The DNA window TGATTcattcataaaatatttttttcatccatCATGGTTTTCTGCGATTGTTTTAACAACCATAAATGTTCCTCAATCCAAATTTATTATTAGCTGATCATTTTAATAGGAACTTTGCTTATCGTTGTTTATAGACCCCATGAAAGATGTGGAGTGTCACGGTGTAAAGTCAAACTCGTTTTAGTGTTTTTGACTGACTTGATCCCAGGCAACATTTCTCTTCCCACTCAACAATATTGGAGGAAATGATATTTATAGACCTACTAAAGTTTCTGTAATTGATTTTTAACCTTTCTTGATGTCCAATTTTGACAAGAAAATTCCAAATTAAACCACATTTTCTTCTGCTTTATTTAGCAAGCTGGACGCATACAAATGGGCCcaatgttttgtgtttaaaatatattttctgcgGGCGACGCactggagcagtaggtagtgctgtcgccttattgcaagaaggtcgctggtttaagtctcggcagggtcagttggcatttctgtgtggagtttgcatgttctccctgcgttaacgtgggtttcctccgggtgctccggttttcctcacagtccaaagacgtgtgttacaggtgaattgagtataggctaaaattgtccgtagtgtatgggtgtgaatgagtgtgtgtggatatttcttagagatgggttgcggctgaaagggcatctgctgtgtaaaaacgtgctggagaagttggtggttcattccactgtggggaccccggattaattggatgtgctaaattggcagtagtgtatgtgagtgtgtgcaagtgtgtataggtgtttcccagtattgggttgcagtttggaaggacatccactatgtaaaacatatgctggataagttggctgttcattccgctgtggcaacccctgaataataaagggactaagccaaaaataaaatgaatgaatttttaaatgggctgaagttttatttatttttattgtgccgAACTccatacttgattctgattggtcagtgctAACATAATAACAACATACAAACTGATAAAACAAGCTCATCCTGGTGACTGCCTTATTCTTGCTAGAATGTATTTTTCTTCCCAAAAGaagaaacttattttaaactCACACCAGTATTCTGCAGTATAAATTGCATAGAAGTGAATATAATCATTACACTATGACGTTCAGCCTCAACATAATTTACTACATATTATCACTTCAGAACAGTTTGAATTCAATCAAAACATGAGACCCTGAGGATAacatggaaattaaaaatgacattattccaCACAAAATTTTGTCTGCTTCCACCTTGATTTAAATGTAGAACGATTTATTCAGAGGAGTGTAAAAGAGGACACATCAAatgaaatcatttttattgtttatattagaTACAAATACATATTGTATTATCAACAGTTTGACATGTTGATTTTTCTAGATCCACAAGGAGAATCTATATAATATTATCATATGATATAAACTTCTTAGTGGAAGTTTTAAACATGCACTTCCTGCAATCCTGGATCCTTatttcacatgcacaaaaatCACCTCCACATTTCCACGGATTTCAAAGACGTCGATGTCCTCCAGTTCAGTGAAGCGGTGcttgtaaatgtgtgtttgctTGCCATTCACAAACACATCATAATGATCACTGTGACAGGAGATTTTGACCTGAATCACATacaaaaacatgacaataagATGTGCTGTTTGTAATCATTTCACacaaaaatttcatttaaaatcatcTCCCAAAATGCTAAATGGTGTTCAATAAATGAATGTTAATTTTAACTAAGCCTTTCATAGTATCAGGCAGGCAAAGATTTGTACCAAAAATCTGTTTAATTTGAACTCTGTTGGAATAGAAAAGTTATAGGTGCTCTAAGGATGTGGGATCTACCTGAAAAAACTGGCCTCGGATAAAAGGCACAGGTCCATGTTTTTCTTCTGCCCCCCATTTCCCATTCTCCCAGGTGTTGCGGACAACAGCATTCTGATCAAAACGGCATTGGTAGTGAAATGCAATCCCATATCTGTGGCGCAGATTAAACGTCATCCTAATGAAGATACAAACATTAAAGTGGATATCTTGTCAGAAGTTAttatgacttttaaaaaaaaatgtttttgaactaTGCATGTTTAAATAACTTTTCACATCCACATTCTAGATTTCATTTCACCTGTCTGAGTCAGCTTTAGGAACTCCATGAATAACAATGTCTTTGCCAGACTGCAGTCCATCACTGATCAGGGTTTTATATGGGACGGTCTGAATGCAGTAAAAGGATTTTTGCAAATTAATCACAAATACGAAATATATGAAGTTCCAAAATATGAATGGCCAGTCAATTGCATTAAATTGTGGTATGCTATGCTGTACCTACCACAGGCTTCTGGTAGGCAATGAAATCCAGCTCCACCATTAGGGGCACTAAGATGGTGTCCACCAGAGTGAATGGAATACGGTGTTTATAGTCCGCTAAGTGTTGCCCATTCACACTTACCTACAAAGAGACATTACATACAgtaataagtaaaacaaaaaatatcaatCATTGTTCTTTATCATTTGTATGGATATCCAACACTatttcacggcaattcataactttttgatttagaggctaattcgtatgaattcgtacgatctcatttgtacaatttagtatgatttccaaTTTGCTAATCTAATTGATCTTTGATcaaagatatacagttgaagttagaattattagccccctgaattattagaccccctgtttattttttcctttaatttctgtttgagagaagattttttcaacacatttctaaacataatagttttaataactcatttctaatcattgatttattttatctttgtcatgatgacagtaaataatattttactagatatttttcaagacacttctatacagctttaagtgacatttaaaggcttaattaggttaattaggtaggttagggtatttaggcaagttattgtataacagtggtttgtagactcattcattcattcagcgaAATTacccgtcaacttatccagcacgttttttttttgttttttttacgcagcggatgctcttccagccgcaactcatctctgggacacacacacacacacacacacacacacacacacacacacacacacacacacacacacacacacacacactttagcctacccatttcacctgtactgtgggggaaaccagagcacctggaggaaacccacacaaacacagggagaacatgcaaactccacacagaaacgccaaccgaggCGAGGTTCGAACcattgacccagcgaccttcttgctgtgaggcgacagcactacctactgcgccactgcttcgcccggtTTGTAGACTATCtaacaaaaatatagcttaaaggggctaataattttgaccttaaaatgataaaaaaaaaatttaaaactgctttaattctagctgtaataaaacaaataagactttctccagaagaaaaaatattatcaaacatactgtaaaaatgtccttgctctgttaaatgtcatttgggaaatatttaaaaaataagaaaaaattctaaggggagtaataattctgacttcaactgtaattgttTTGGTCATGATAATGAAGTTAACTGTTTTGCTggtaaacttattttattttattcattctttttccttaaAAATAAGCTCAGATCTTTTAACAATTGATTTCCTGTTCACAGCAGATTTAAAGTTCTTACCACCCTGATCTCACTAGGAAATGTAACTACTTTATATTTTGACAGTTTAGCTTATTCGTACAAATTCAAactgaaaatgtatgatttaaaaaaagaggcgtgcaccaaaccacacccctaaactcaagcatcattgggggatgagcaaattgttttaaaatgaatgaatgagatcatacagaTTCAaatgaattagtcactaaatcaaaaagttactgaTTGGCATGATATCACCAAGTTTGCTCAATAACTGACATGGACAGCTGATACTGAGTGAATTGTCATAATCTTTACAATTTTCTAAGTCTTTCACTGAGTGGAACATTACATGTAGAATTATTCAATCAGAAGTCAAACTCTGTCAGACAAATTGCTAAATTTGAAAAATACCACAGAAATGATTCCTCTTATTCCTAACTACTTCTTGTAAAGTCAGAATACCTTGTATGCCTCCTTGGTAACATGGATCTCAAGGGTGAACGGTTGGCCTTTCACAAAAGGACAGGTAGACTTTTCTTCTGGCCCCCAGTTACCTTTCTCAAAGGTGTTGAACACAATATGTGCAGGTCCAACATCAAAACATGGTTTAAAGTGCAGAGCGATATCAGTCCCGCACTTAGCTGCATGCTGGAGATTCACACCAAATCTGCAGAACACAGAACAGGGTCATATTTCTTCGACAATAAgtcaaacaactaaaataaaattaggtTGTCTTTTAAGAGAAATGTTTCTCACATGTCAGCATTAGGCAAAACCCGTCCAATTATGATAAGAGTCTTCCCTTCCTGCAGGCCTCCTAGTAGTGGACCAATGAATGGGATGCTCTTTGTTGAAGATAAACATAGAATAAGAAAATTAATTCATTTCTGATTAGATAGGACAACTCTAAAtgtctgcacacacacaaatgcatgcatagTATGTTCAGTATGTGTgtatagattttaaaaaaagcGTTTTTGAAGTTGCATAAATGAAACAGTCATTTCTTGTCAAATTCAAACAATTACTTATTTGTACAGTAcatataaacacaagcacattaagcacttttttttaaagaaggcaTGGCTAAAAAACGCCACACCTAACCATACCCCTCATTGGAGGGATGAGCACATtatattaaactgtaaaaaagagattacataaatgaatacgatttagccattaaatcaaaagttatgaattgctgtgagattgtattGACTATACAATATTTTGACCTAACTGCAAGCAAGATTGTTGCTGACGGATCTAAACATGTATAATTGATGTAATCCAGTCATGGAGTAATAAAGATGTACAACCATTTCTAAATCTTTAAAACTAATAATGGGTTTTAACCTGGTGATTATTCTATGTTGGTAAAACTACAGACTTCAGGGTATCTGATGGTTAAAACTAAAGGTTGagtcctttttttaaattttcctttttttttttacagtttaaacatGTATTTCTAAAAGAGTAATAAATGTGGCAAACTTCACTTTAATATTtggtggacaaaaaaaaaaaaaagatctctaATTTCCCTTAATCTAGCTTCGGTACAtagactgtaaaacccaacagtcaactttatcaaatgaaatgattgtGGTTATCTCAAAATTgaatgaaagttaattctactcatttgaaaagagttttgaactctgttgaaggtaatgagttaattaaatacctcattacttcaacttaaatgaagttcaCAGTATTCATATATCttagtttttttactcaaatggtttgtacattcaaaatcttttttttaaacttttaataaaatgAGGTGAAACAGtacaattcttaagatttcattgcgacagcttatttttttaagttcaatccacataaattagtAAAAAGTgttgttaacttaatcgatttgtgttgggacaatatgaatgaattgtgtggaaccctgcattttttacagtgtagcaatcggtttcctcaaacgggtTGAGTTGCCTTAAATTATTAGGTTTtatagtactcagttggtttggtTTGTGCTCAAATTCCTTCATTTGcccaaatgaattaagttcacagtactcattaagattagttttttttttttttaacacaaatggtttgttgcaatcgtttTCCTCAAATCGTTTGAGTTACCTTTActctttgggttttacagtgtagctggcACCAACTTTAGGtggtaaatatattttattctttaaacaaaatatatattcctACAATATATAATCTTAATTATACTCGATCTTATGAAATATACTGTATTCATATTAAATTCTGTATTCAAATGAATTTAGATGCAAAAACttttaaatgccatctgaaattcttttttaaaatgagcatttttcaagctcctgtgtgtttgttcagtgaATCAACTTTTATGGCAATGAATAGGTTCTTTGGATTGTCTTTAAAGTGATATAACTGAACAAAAAGTtcaggaggctgagaaaaatgctcattttagaagaaaatttcagatgtcatttagaggtttttgcattgaACTCTTCAATTGTCATCATCAATATCTACACCAAAATATTATTCTCATTTAACaccaaatattaatataaaacttTACTTACTGGGCTGAGAAAAGGATGTTGCTGACAGTCTGCCATTCTGACAACTCTTGCTTTTCAGAGTCTTTAGCAAATCTTCAGTTGGATGTTCAAGACCTTACGGCTGTTGAAGCATCATGTTGAGGAGCTTAATATAGCGTGATATAAAGCCTGCCCAGAAGTTATACGTAAGCTCTTCATGCATTTCAAAATAGATAGACCTACCTGGAAATTACCTATGAATTTTGTCTGCCAATAATTATATGTCCAAAGAGAACTATCTATTCAGTAACACAAATATTGCTCTGTATCCCTTATTTAACAATGTTCTGTTTGTGGTCCTTGTGCTTCTCCTTGGTCAGTTTAtcagtcaatatttttttttaatatatatcaaCATATTAATATATGTAACCAACCAATGATATATATAACCATATTTAAACAACCAACTGCactcaaattaattttattaaatagaaCAGTATCAAAATAAACACTAGGAATGTAATTAAGGTAACCTTTTATAGCTTGAAGAtttcaaatgtttgttttaaGCTGCAAATGACAAATGCGagaatttatttcattaatttaatttaatttgtttttcattgattcattctttcatttccaGTAATGCCATAGAAGAACCTTTTTTGGTTTCCCCAAAGACTATTTTAGCgctattttgttttttatgataTCTAAAGAAACCACTCACTAAAAAGGAAGTTTGTGAAATGTACAGGTCCTTGATGGATGCATGTAAAAGAGTGTGCTGTAATAGTACACATTAGGCGTgggacaataaccattttcaaggtacaccacggttttggaaaagtcaaggttctAAAACCAACAAAATTTTCTACTACCATTCAAGgaatatgtaattttttaaatatttagttttatgtttGGGCGATGCGGTGACGCATAGGTagggctgttgcctcacagcaagaaggtcgctggttcaagcttcagctgggtcagttggtgtttctgtgtggagtttacatgttctccccgtgttggcgtgggttggtgaatgtggtacaggtgaattaggtaagctaaattgtctgtagtgtatgagtgtgaataagtgtgtatccctgtgtttcccagagatgggttgcagctgcaagggcatgcgctgcataaaacatatcctggataaattggcagtcattctgctgtggtgaccccggattaataaagggactaagctgaaatgaaaacaaatgaactTTAGGTTAAAAAACATTCAAGCGATTTTAAACATTCCAGTTAATGGTAAGATGTGAAAACTCATTTTTATGAACGAcatacccagcaagcattttttggtttaaaaaacGTCTAACTAGACGTCTAAATATAGCCTAGATGTCTAGGCTAAATCacggctaaatttgggctgtcagtggaaATATAGACGTCTAAGCATAGCCCAAGTTTAGACTAATCTTCATTTAGACGGCTAATAGACGACAACATACAGTATATCCATCTGATAGCTGGTGAAATTTGTTCTAGGTTAAATCACGACTTAATTTGGGCTGtcaatgaaaatctaatagacgtctaaccgTAGACCAAGATTAGACTAGACCTGATTTAGACGCCTTTTCAAtgaccacatatatatatacatctaataGCTGGTGAATTTTGGTCTAGGCTAAATGGGTGAGAAATGCAAGCGCTGCATTTGCGCTCCGTAATGGGAAAAGTCTGAATGAACTGCATGATCtcaataaaagagaaaaaaacaatacatgtgGCTGTGGGCTGAATGAAAAACTAAACTGCTTACCCCAAATGGATTTACTAAATATCATATGcttttactaaatatatatatttaaagcgtTTAATGTCCCAATAGTGACTTGCTGTTCGATTTGTTATTAGTGCTACTTATAATACTGCTACATAATCATAATGTTGGCATGAGAAAACCAACATACTGTCATGctattttaacttaatttgacAAAAAGCTCAGACCACCCTAGCAACCGCACCAGTAAAGCCTTTGCAACAACCATCAACTAGGcatccacctagcaaccacctatcaacttctgtgcttcctgccaactgcctttgaatCCCAGCGCATGCAGTCaggttggctttctcaagccaacatcaaagtgtGTCAACAACTTTAGGttctagtatttttttttttttacaaatattttttttccaaaactttttctTCCCTTTTTCTATTACTTCCTTTTCTTCTATTTCTTTTCTTTACTCTTCTTCTACCTATAGGGGCCTATTGTATTTATTCCAGTTCTTATTATTGTTCTTCTggcttcctcttcttcttctgcaCTGGGAATCTATGGCATCCCTATGAACTGTTTGCGGCATTTGCGCAAACTTTGGCACACTGATAGAGGACAGTCTGATCTTCTAAACAGTGCTAATTTTCACCGCGTTTTATAGTTTGCTTTATTCAGCAAAGGAGCCCAGTTTGCTTTATCCAGCTAAGAAGCCCAGTTTGGggcattttacttttttaattcagGACAGAGATATGGCGGAGAGACATTTCGGCATGGGAACGAATATTGTTTACGAGTCGTTTCTATCTCATCCGTGGGCAGTTCCGTGTACGAAGAAAAATGGAAGTAAAAGAAAACAACGAAGAAGTGATGGATCAATTATAATTTGATCCATCACTTTTTGAagccatacattgtttttatttaacagaggaccactatggaaataagcccagggctttattgtgttttcatcctcgacagttttttttaacaaagtgtatggaatactttttgtacagtttgtctaaaatctgtcaaataaaactcaattcaattcaattcaaccaCAACAAATTTGGACTCTCTAACTCAAACTCTCTAGTCCCACCACTTGTCCAGTTTCACTTATGTTTATCTTTATAAcctttgaaccaaatgggctgtAATCAAAATTCtttgttctttatttttcttgGCTCAAGTCGGTACAAATGCACTCTATGATGTCATTTTCtgtcattaattttttttgctttttcggATTTTTCGTAAAACCTATCTGAACAAACTTGTCCTGAGCTGTTTTTCTGATTTTCAGCAAAACTGAATCACTTAATCTGCAGATCATGCGGTGGATCAagattaagtggattgaacaaaacaaataagacctgtattgtttcagcttattttaaacaagtaCTTTCAGCAATCAACAAAAATCTTTtcgtttttgttctttttaagtGTTGAAAAGGAGTACAGTATGTTTAATTAATACTAATGTAGCATTCTTTTGGCATATACATTTCAACAACACAACTAATTCAAACTTAATAAGATCTAGGGGCCCTaccatacacccggcgcaatgtggcacaaggcgcgacgcaattgttgtttgctcgtttcagcttggcgcaagagtcgttttgacgttttgcaccacgctaattaaatagcaaatgcatttgcgctcatatgtgcgcccataggcacaTGTTAGTTTatagaaactataatagattgttCAATAAACCAGAACAAAGACGGTCTTAAGTatagcgcagagcacgttagcttacacattgcttaatacacacacatatatatatatatatatatatatattaaggatatataaaggatataaatataaaggattaaaatattacaaaacgtcattttctagcctacataaatatagaTACCATAGTTTTATtccttcttcacctcggggggctttATCAGTTTGTTCATAACAATTTGattttgtataatgtcattattattagcagtattatttattatatgcgtatttatgtttgttttattaaaaacaggcttagatttgtccacctgtcaggttttagaccatatggggcacagcatgtgtattagaatataactttgtttttttgtatgtttttttgacATACACGTTATTAtggttcatttattcgtttgctggaaattaaaactgaatttagaaatagttttgaaacaaatatttgcgcttaaagggaatgggagatgggactctgattggtttattctcaaaacacacgtATAAAATTCAacaagaaaataagctcaacccttttagaccatgcgccacggcacaaagacgatttttccgtccttaaaatagcaaaagcggATTCCAGCACGCCCTTAATtattttgcgccctgcgctttgcactttgagcatggaccgtcaaaatagagcccctaattCTTTCAGTAATAAGGACATTTGGTACATTAATTTCTTTTTACCTCAAAACTAAAAACTGATCACAAAagagttttcctttttttttttttttttttgtaatatcatACACTTATTATGCACCAAAAATCTCTCTGTAACATTATGAATGCTACCTGGAAATGACCTGAAAATATTATCTGACTAAAATGCAAACCAGGGTAAATGCACAGAGGATTACGTTAAGCAAAGTAGGCTATAAGAATGTTGCTAGATTAATGTTCTTGCCCTGGTTTGCATTTTAGCAGGCTGTCACATTATATTATCAGGTTATTTCCAGATATTAATATCTATCCACTAATACAAATATTCCTTTGTAATGCAACAGTGTTCTCTTTGTGGTGGCCGTCATGCTTCTCCTATCATACTTTTACTCTGTGTCCTTTTTTCTAAATTTTATTAAA is part of the Danio rerio strain Tuebingen ecotype United States chromosome 15, GRCz12tu, whole genome shotgun sequence genome and encodes:
- the lgals9l4 gene encoding lectin, galactoside-binding, soluble, 9 (galectin 9)-like 4 yields the protein MADCQQHPFLSPSIPFIGPLLGGLQEGKTLIIIGRVLPNADIFGVNLQHAAKCGTDIALHFKPCFDVGPAHIVFNTFEKGNWGPEEKSTCPFVKGQPFTLEIHVTKEAYKVSVNGQHLADYKHRIPFTLVDTILVPLMVELDFIAYQKPVTVPYKTLISDGLQSGKDIVIHGVPKADSDRMTFNLRHRYGIAFHYQCRFDQNAVVRNTWENGKWGAEEKHGPVPFIRGQFFQVKISCHSDHYDVFVNGKQTHIYKHRFTELEDIDVFEIRGNVEVIFVHVK